In Botrytis cinerea B05.10 chromosome 6, complete sequence, the following proteins share a genomic window:
- the Bcmsy1 gene encoding Bcmsy1: MATTSLLRYSARPDLYVCARCAFRASRNSNKASRRWIGMKYLAKAADAQVAWAKNAAEIKTGKKKSMLSILEERGYVHQITGSRDELDRAMTENRLGAYVGVDPTAPSLHVGHLLPFMSLFWMYIHGYHTVSLVGGATAKIGDPTDRLTTREKMKSTTRNENILKMHYQLKGIWLNVEAYGRKYGYQWEWAWRRGLVNNHHWMNKLTVMELLQILGPGMRIGAMIAKDTVKNKMNNGDGMSYSEFSYPLLQSWDWWHMYNTKGITMQIGGSDQYGNITAGIDAVKYILANHPDPVVKEQHKKAVPPIGFTVPLLTTSAGAKFGKSAGNALWLDKDMMSSFDLYAYFLRTSDQDVERYLKLFTFMPMEQINKTMEEHMKEPHSRKAQHALARDFLELIHGVPDAKAAELKHRLLFSKSSNSANVEELQRDLESVEGTVTSGETKTGNINASNRPKADLKLPRSFVMTRSIARIVVAAGLCATASEANRLCGASGLYVGGSRPLGYQGKDDALVFTPIKTWKNSDTHHYIIDGSMLVLRRGKSNIRIIKIVPDEEYISEGLSFPGNEDWIKQKMPKKVNEEGEIIEEEKNPNILSTGVDISDRDEIRRLRRERSHEKSQQRWQDREPRRLERMQLLQADLRETDQLSSEKIDLDKLVKRVKSDVSVDKDRLVRKIDFDERSKLEDFPWREDETKS, from the exons ATGGCAACCACTTCCCTCCTTCGGTATTCGGCTCGACCTGACCTCTATGTTTGCGCAAGATGCGCTTTCAGAGCTTCTCGGAATTCAAATAAAGCGTCgagaagatggattggaatgaaATACCTAGCGAAAGCCGCAGATGCGCAAGTGGCGTGGGCCAAAAACGCCGCGGAAATCAAGacggggaagaagaagagcatgCTTTCAATTCTGGAGGAGCGAGGATATGTACATCAGATCACTGG TTCGAGAGACGAACTTGACCGCGCGATGACGGAAAACCGGCTTGGTGCGTATGTGGGTGTAGATCCTACGGCGCCTTCACTCCACGTTGGCCACTTGCTACCTTTCATGTCCCTGTTCTGGATGTATATACATGGTTACCACACGGTATCGTTAGTTGGGGGTGCTACTGCGAAAATCGGCGACCCGACTGATCGTTTGACGACCcgagagaaaatgaagagtACGACTAggaatgaaaatatattgaagatgcATTATCAATTGAAAGGCATATGGTTGAACGTTGAGGCATACGGAAGAAAATATGGGTATCAGTGGGAATGGGCATGGAGAAGAGGGTTGGTGAATAACCATCACTGGATGAATAAATTGACAGTAATGGAGCTTCTCCAAATTCTTGGACCAGGCATGAGAATAGGTGCGATGATTGCCAAGGATAC tgtcaaaaataaaatgaacaATGGCGATGGCATGTCCTATTCTGAGTTTTCGTATCCTTTACTACAATCGTGGGATTGGTGGCACATGTACAATACGAAAGGCATAACTATGCAGATTGGTGGCTCCGATCAGTACGGCAACATTACTGCTGGTATTGATGCTGTTAAATACATTTTAGCGAATCATCCTGATCCTGTAGTGAAGGAACAACACAAAAAAGCAGTACCACCTATCGGATTTACAGTTCCTCTCTTGACCACATCGGCAGGAGCCAAGTTTGGAAAAAGTGCTGGAAATGCTCTTTGGCTGGACAAGGATATGATGAGCTCGTTCGATTTATATGCGTACTTTCTTCGTACATCAGATCAAGATGTAGAGAGATACCTTAAACTCTTCACATTCATGCCCATGGAgcaaattaataaaacaatggAGGAACACATGAAGGAGCCCCATAGCCGAAAAGCCCAGCACGCATTGGCACGAGATTTCCTAGAGCTGATTCACGGAGTCCCTGACGCCAAAGCGGCCGAGCTCAAACATCGACTTCTTTTCAGCAAATCTAGTAATTCGGCGAATGTGGAGGAACTGCAGCGTGATCTAGAGAGCGTCGAAGGCACAGTAACATCTGGCGAAACAAAAACAGGTAATATCAACGCATCTAATAGACCAAAAGCAGACCTTAAACTACCACGTTCATTTGTCATGACTCGAAGTATTGCAAGAATCGTCGTCGCCGCGGGCTTGTGTGCCACAGCTTCGGAAGCTAATCGTTTGTGCGGTGCTTCCGGACTTTATGTCGGTGGATCCAGACCTTTAGGGTATCAAGGAAAGGATGATGCTTTGGTTTTTACCCCAATTAAAACATGGAAAAACTCGGATACTCATCACTATATCATTGATGGCTCAATGCTTGTTCTTCGACGTGGAAAATCTAACATtcgaatcatcaaaatcgTTCCTGATGAGGAATATATTTCAGAAGGTCTATCCTTCCCTGGAAACGAGGACTGGATTAAACAGAAGATGCCTAAAAAGGTAAACGAGGAAGGCGAGATAatcgaggaagagaaaaatccaaatatccTCAGCACTGGGGTAGACATATCAGATAGAGATGAGATTAGGCGgctgagaagagaaagatcgCATGAGAAGTCACAACAAAGATGGCAAGATAGAGAGCCACGACGTCTTGAAAGAATGCAACTTCTCCAAGCCGATCTTAGAGAGACAGACCAACTTTCGTCAGAAAAGATTGATCTGGATAAGTTGGTTAAGAGAGTGAAGTCGGATGTATCTGTAGATAAGGATCGTTTAGTCAGGAAGATAGACTTCGATGAGCGTTCGAAACTGGAGGATTTCCcatggagagaagatgaaacgAAAAGTTAG